Within the Acidobacteriota bacterium genome, the region GATAGACAAGCCATGTTATAAGAGACCAGTTTTCTTTAGGATCCCATCCCCAGTAATCTCCCCAAGCTTCTTTAGCCCATACCCCTCCAAGGAGAAGACCAAGGGAAAGAAAAATGAAGCCAAAATTTATTATCTTGTATGTGTAAGATTCAAAATCGAGAAATTCCTGTTCCAACCAATGTCCTTTTGGAAGTTTCTTCTTATCAGGAAATTTTAAATAAAGAATAGCTGTTACGAAAGAAAGAAACAATGCTGCATACGCAATAAAATAAATTATAACATGAGGGATAAACCAGAAACTTTGAAGGGCTGCCGGCAAATTTATTCTATCAACATCAACTTTAAATATAGCATATATCAGAGAAATCACTGAAAAAAGTGAAGCAAATATTCCTATAATCCTTAGCTTTGTAATAAGTTCAATGATTAAGTATATAAAAGCCACTGTCCAGGTGAAGAAGACTAAAGTCTCATACAATGTTCTTATGGGTGGCTGTTTATATGTAGCCCAGCTGAATACAATTAGAGCTGTGTTAAAGGCAAAAGCAATAAATATAGAAAGAGTCGGAAAATACTTGGGAATCCATTTTCTTTTTAGAAATAAAAAAAGATAAACCAAAAAAGAAATCAAGTAAAATAAAAACGACAATTTAAAAAATAAATGCATCCTTGAGAATACAAGTAAAGTCATTCAATCCTCCTCGTGGTGCTGTTCCATAAATATCTTAACAAACAAATAATTTCTCATAAAGCACACTGAAGGGGTATGGGGAAGAGACTTCCCCATGTCTGGGGGTGCTCAGCGGAGCATCTAAGAAGATCTTTCTCCCATAGGGAAAGGTCATGGCACAATAAAATAACAAAAACAATTTTGAGTGCCATGACACTAGTTTTTACTCCTCGATTACTTCAGGCAATAATATTCTTCTCTTTATGAAAAATATATGTAAAAGCCCAAGAAATAACATCACAAACCCAAGCCACACTACATTTACTCCAGGATCTTTAACAATCTGAATTCCAGAATATTCCGGGTTTTTGGGATCATAATTAGACTGATAAAATTCATACCCTTCAAATTTTAAAGGATGATTAACTTCTACCTCTGTTGATTTCATTTCTTTATCATTTTTATAAACCTTTAATGTGCTCACATAATCTTTAATTTCATCAGATTTTCTTTCAAAAGAAATTGCAAATTTTCCATTTTCAAGAAAAATTGGTTCAGGATTGTTGCCTACAA harbors:
- the ccsB gene encoding c-type cytochrome biogenesis protein CcsB, which translates into the protein MTLLVFSRMHLFFKLSFLFYLISFLVYLFLFLKRKWIPKYFPTLSIFIAFAFNTALIVFSWATYKQPPIRTLYETLVFFTWTVAFIYLIIELITKLRIIGIFASLFSVISLIYAIFKVDVDRINLPAALQSFWFIPHVIIYFIAYAALFLSFVTAILYLKFPDKKKLPKGHWLEQEFLDFESYTYKIINFGFIFLSLGLLLGGVWAKEAWGDYWGWDPKENWSLITWLVYLIYLHLRFVKGWRGKRSAYFAIAGFVAVIITYLGVNVLPSAQESLHTYQ